In a single window of the Anabas testudineus chromosome 19, fAnaTes1.2, whole genome shotgun sequence genome:
- the LOC113155885 gene encoding NADPH oxidase organizer 1-like — translation MTGDQRLVMSARIIGAVHRDSPKLRVFMISVLWSDETEVIIYRSFRDFKKFHRQLKKRFPLLNPFRKTDRVIPKFSGKGRRSSLKQKGSKRSVKRMRFLESYCDELLKCDQPVTRSSEVTQFFTPKDCDLQSDFTKNSFMILMSDDQPSSGGLGGGSWGATHQHGSSITNPFVTQTYYCVAAYETKDTKNRPFKVAVDEKLDVLIKDPKGWWLVENEDRRLAWFPAPYLELVDGDDDDDDDELPPRGTFYCAVRSYSTKKEDEVSVPIGSVVEVLRKPDNGWWFIRFNGKAGYIPSMYLQPHINPRAGVFSMQRKLHSSSLNLHTTREPQAPYPPNIDEESNPERESAGQFTSETTLPGHLHKAQSLNVLSGTWSQTQVKRDAMTADGRTRSMSTESSLSDFSSSSDLSSSLSEEEPSQGRPEDQPDTSDSGRRSSDTSLSDRRGSDISTETVSVTPRVPTRPKTEEILTRCTTMTRKAALATKARIQIQPELIQTR, via the exons atgacCGGAGACCAGCGCCTTGTTATGAGTGCCCGCATCATTGGAGCCGTCCACAGGGACTCTCCGAAGCTCAGG GTGTTCATGATATCTGTGTTATGGAGTGATGAGACTGAAGTGATCATCTACAGGTCTTTTAGGGATTTCAAAAAATTTCAT aggcAGCTGAAGAAGAGGTTCCCTCTTCTTAATCCTTTCCGGAAGACCGACAGAGTGATCCCCAAATTTAGTG GGAAGGGAAGGAGGAGCAGCCTCAAGCAGAAGGGATCCAAGAGATCTGTCAAGCGCATGAGGTTCTTGGAGAGCTACTGCGATGAGCTGCTCAAGTGCGACCAACCTGTGACCCGGAGTTCAGAGGTCACACAGTTCTTCACGCCCAAAGACTGTGACCTGCAGTCAGACTTCACCAAGAACAG CTTCATGATCCTAATGTCTGATGATCAGCCTTCGTCGGGTGGGTTAGGTGGAGGATCGTGGGGCGCTACTCACCAGCATGGGAGCAGCATCACCAACCCATTCGTCACCCAGACTTACTACTGCGTGGCAGCTTACGAGACGAAGGACACAAAGAATCGTCCATTTAAGGTGGCTGTGGATGAGAAGCTGGACGTCCTGATCAAAGACCCTAAAG GCTGGTGGCTGGTGGAGAACGAGGACAGGCGCCTTGCTTGGTTTCCGGCTCCCTATCTGGAGTTAGTggatggagatgatgatgatgacgatgacgaATTGCCGCCAAGAG GTACCTTCTACTGTGCTGTGAGGAGTTATTCAACAAAGAAGGAAGATGAGGTGTCTGTGCCCATTGGCTCTGTGGTGGAGGTGCTGAGAAAGCCTGACAACGGCTGGTGGTTCATCAG ATTCAATGGAAAGGCAGGTTACATCCCCTCCATGTACCTGCAACCACACATCAACCCACGAGCAGGCGTTTTCAGCATGCAGAGAAAGCTGCATAGCTCCAGTCTAAACCTGCACACCACCAGGGAGCCACAGGCTCCTTACCCACCCAACATTGATGAAGAATCCAATCCAGAGAGGGAGTCGGCCGGTCAGTTCACCAGTGAGACCACTCTGCCTGGACATCTCCATAAGGCCCAATCCCTGAATGTTCTCTCGGGGACCTGGTCGCAGACACAGGTGAAGAGGGATGCTATGACCGCAGACGGCCGCACACGCAGCATGAGCACCGAATCCAGCCTCTCTGACTTCTCCTCTAGCAGTGATTTGTCCTCAAGTTTGAGTGAGGAAGAGCCGAGTCAGGGCCGTCCCGAAGACCAGCCTGACACCAGCGACAGCGGGCGCCGCAGCTCTGACACCAGCCTCTCAGACCGGCGAGGCTCTGACATTAGCACTGAGACAGTCTCAGTCACTCCCAGGGTGCCCACTAGACCCAAGACCGAGGAGATCCTGACCCGCTGCACCACCATGACCCGCAAGGCAGCCCTGGCCACCAAGGCCCGGATTCAGATTCAGCCAGAGCTCATTCAGACCCGTTAG
- the LOC113156377 gene encoding glucose-induced degradation protein 4 homolog yields MPVPAGYLSDSPAAAFASSASLIPPPPINTQQPGVVTSLLYSGSKFRGHQKSKGNSYDVEVVLQHVTMEDSYLCGYLKIKGLTEEYPTLTTFFAGEIISRKRPFLTRKWDADEDVDRKHWGKFQAFYQYAKTFNSDEFDYEDLKNSDYIFMRWKEQFLVPDHTIKDISGASFAGFYYICFQKSTATIEGYYYHRSSEWYQSLNLTHVPEHSAAIYEFR; encoded by the exons ATGCCTGTCCCCGCTGGATACCTCAGCGACTCCCCCGCCGCGGCCTTCGCATCCTCGGCCTCGCTTATTCCGCCGCCACcgataaacacacagcagcccGGTGTTGTCACCTCGCTGCTGTACAGCGGCTCCAAGTTCAGGGGCCATCAGAAGAGCAAAGGGAACTCGTATGACGTGGAGGTTGTTTTGCAG CATGTCACTATGGAGGATTCCTACTTGTGCGGCTACCTGAAGATAAAAGGACTAACTGAG GAATACCCAACACTGACCACATTCTTCGCCGGAGAGATCATCAGCAGGAAGCGGCCATTTCTCACCCGAAAATGGGATGCGGATGAGGATGTGGATCGTAAGCACTGG GGCAAGTTCCAGGCCTTCTACCAATATGCAAAGACATTCAACTCAGATGAATTTGACTATGAGGATCTGAAGAACTCTGACTATATCTTCATGAGGTGGAAG GAGCAGTTTCTGGTCCCAGACCACACAATCAAAGACATCAGTGGAGCTTCCTTCGCTGGATTCTACTACATCTGCTTCCAGAAATCCACAGCAACAATTGAGGGCTACTACTATCATAGGAGCTCTGAATG GTACCAGTCTCTAAACCTCACCCATGTTCCTGAGCACAGTGCAGCCATCTATGAATTCCGGTGA
- the atpaf2 gene encoding ATP synthase mitochondrial F1 complex assembly factor 2, which yields MFKSLVRFYSQFGNALSLSKVCPRSQHSQFALKYSTATAAERRRFYQDVSISQGEGGLYEINLDRRKLKTPGGKLFTVPNEALAIAVATEWDAQRDTLKFYTMHLTTLCNTALDNPTQRNKDQMINAALKFLETDTICYRVEEPLALVELQKNEWDPVLHWIENRYNVTIGSSSSILGPDIPEATKETFRQHLNSYNLWALTGLEYVITQLKSVVLSMGMIDRHLSVQEAVLLSRLEEEYQIRRWGNVEWAHDYDMYELRARTAAGALFVHLSSESSTVKRKLLQD from the exons ATGTTTAAGAGTCTTGTCAGATTTTACAGCCAGTTTGGAAATGCGCTTTCTCTCAGTAAGGTGTGCCCGAGAAGTCAGCACTCCCAGTTTGCTTTGAAATATtccacagcaacagcag CAGAGAGAAGGAGGTTTTATCAAGATGTCAGCATATCTCAAGGGGAAG GTGGTTTGTATGAGATAAACCTAGATCGGAGGAAACTGAAAACTCCTGGAGGGAAGCTTTTCACTGTGCCAAATGAAGCCCTGGCCATTGCCGTGGCAACCGAGTGGGATGCGCAAAGGGACACACTCAAGTTCTATACAATGCACCTG ACTACACTGTGCAACACAGCTCTGGACAATCCCACACAGCGGAACAAAGACCAAATGATCAACGCTGCTCTCAAGTTCCTGGAGACTGATACTATCTG TTACAGAGTAGAGGAGCCCCTTGCCCTGGTTGAGCTACAGAAGAATGAGTGGGACCCTGTGCTGCACTGGATTGAAAACAG GTACAATGTCACTATTGGTTCCTCATCCAGTATTTTGGGTCCTGACATCCCAGAGGCAACCAAGGAAACGTTTCGGCAACACCTCAATTCTTACAACCTTTGGGCTCTGACAG GGCTTGAGTATGTGATAACCCAGCTGAAGTCTGTTGTGCTGTCAATGGGTATGATTGACAGACACCTGAGTGTGCAAGAGGCTGTGCTACTCTCCAGACTGGAAGAGGAATATCAG ATTCGGCGCTGGGGAAATGTAGAGTGGGCCCATGACTATGACATGTATGAGCTGAGGGCACGGACTGCTGCCGGAGCTCTTTTTGTTCACCTCTCATCTGAGAGTTCAACCGTCAAACGCAAACTTCTGCAGGACTAA
- the tom1l2 gene encoding TOM1-like protein 2 isoform X3, which yields MEFLLGNPYSTPVGHCIERATDGSLQSEDWTLNMEICDIINETEDGPKDAIRAVKKRLNGNRNYREVMLTLTVLETCVKNCGHRFHALVTSRDFVDGVLVKIISPKNNPPTIVQDKVLALIQAWADAFRSSPDLTGVVQVYEELKRKGIEFPVSDLETLSPIHTPQRAASAPEGDSTLHKFSTATQPTPHAAPPPSYTSPQVPNIHASGSINPTPEQICRLRSELDIVRGNTKVMSEMLTEMVPGQEDTSDYELLQELNRTCRAMQQRIVELISCVSNEAVTEELLHVNDDLNNIFLRYERYERFRSGRSSAQSVNNGLKQVLSEATEDNLIDLGPGSPAVVSNMPNAAPTSLPATITAPAGRPSSPATLASRLAGLDMGADSVSSTLSSLSSCKPPPAQDDFDVFAQTRTGTMSEPRKTTTAENATSSLPPTLDVLHPTAGAKGDEGEEGVTSEEFDKFLEERAKAAEMAPSLPTPPSGNPGAPQGTPSRKKPDRPEDTLFAM from the exons ATGGAGTTTCTTTTGGGAAATCCTTATAGTACCCCAGTAGGACATTGCATCG AGAGAGCCACTGATGGGTCTTTGCAAAGTGAAGACTGGACCCTCAACATGGAAATATGTGACATCATCAATGAAACAGAGGATGG gccaAAAGACGCCATTAGAGCAGTGAAGAAGAGGTTGAATGGCAACAGGAACTACAGGGAAGTAATGTTGACTTTAACG GTCCTGGAGACATGTGTGAAGAACTGCGGTCATCGTTTTCATGCTTTAGTCACTAGCAGGGACTTTGTTGATGGTGTGCTTGTTAAAATCATCTCCCCCAAAAACAACCCGCCTACCATCGTTCAGGATAAAGTACTCGCCCTGATTCAG GCATGGGCTGATGCATTCAGGAGCAGTCCAGACCTTACTGGTGTGGTTCAAGTCTATGAGGAGCTAAAGAGGAAAGGCATCGAATTCCCTGTGTCAGACCTGGAGACCCTGTCGCCCATACATACGCCTCAGCGG GCTGCATCTGCTCCAGAGGGCGATTCCACCCTACATAAGTTCAGCACAGCTACTCAGCCCACACCACATGCTGCTCCACCACCATCCTATACCAGCCCTCAGGTCCCCAACATTCATGCTTCTGGATCCATCAATCCAACCCCTGAACAG ATTTGTCGGCTGCGCAGCGAGTTGGACATTGTTCGTGGAAACACTAAAGTGATGTCAGAAATGTTGACTGAAATGGTCCCAGGACAAGAGGACACTTCAGACTATGAATTACTACAG GAGCTGAACAGGACTTGTAGAGCCATGCAGCAGAGAATAGTGGAGCTCATCTCCTGTGTGTCCAACGAGGCTGTgactgaggagctgctgcacGTCAATGATGACCTTAACAACATTTTTCTACGCTACGAAAG GTACGAGAGGTTTAGGTCTGGGAGGTCTTCAGCTCAAAGTGTCAACAATGGG CTGAAACAG GTGCTAAGTGAGGCTACAGAGGACAACCTCATAGACCTCGGCCCAGGCTCCCCAGCAGTGGTTAGCAACATGCCGAATGCAGCTCCAACCAGTCTGCCTGCCACCATCACAGCCCCTGCGGGAAGGCCCTCCTCCCCAGCCACCTTGGCCTCTCGTCTGGCTGGTCTTG ACATGGGTGCGGACAGCGTGAGCAGTACCCTGAGCTCTCTGTCCAGCTGTAAGCCTCCACCTGCCCAGGACGACTTTGACGTGTTTGCTCAGACCAGAACTGGCACCATGTCAGAACCACGCAAGAC taCTACAGCAGAAAACGCCACTTCCAGCCTTCCTCCCACTCTGGATGTGCTACACCCAACTGCAGGAGCG aaggGAGATGAAGGCGAGGAGGGCGTGACAAGTGAAG AGTTTGACAAGTTCCTCGAAGAGCGAGCCAAAGCTGCAGAGATGGCACCCAGCTTACCGACGCCACCCAGTGGCAACCCAGGTGCACCGCAGGGAACCCCCAGCCGCAAGAAGCCAGACAGACCGGAAGACACTTTGTTCGCCATGTAA
- the tom1l2 gene encoding TOM1-like protein 2 isoform X1, whose protein sequence is MEFLLGNPYSTPVGHCIERATDGSLQSEDWTLNMEICDIINETEDGPKDAIRAVKKRLNGNRNYREVMLTLTVLETCVKNCGHRFHALVTSRDFVDGVLVKIISPKNNPPTIVQDKVLALIQAWADAFRSSPDLTGVVQVYEELKRKGIEFPVSDLETLSPIHTPQRAASAPEGDSTLHKFSTATQPTPHAAPPPSYTSPQVPNIHASGSINPTPEQICRLRSELDIVRGNTKVMSEMLTEMVPGQEDTSDYELLQELNRTCRAMQQRIVELISCVSNEAVTEELLHVNDDLNNIFLRYERYERFRSGRSSAQSVNNGLKQVLSEATEDNLIDLGPGSPAVVSNMPNAAPTSLPATITAPAGRPSSPATLASRLAGLDMGADSVSSTLSSLSSCKPPPAQDDFDVFAQTRTGTMSEPRKTTTAENATSSLPPTLDVLHPTAGAGVSGQSSVMDDIEEWLCTDVKGDEGEEGVTSEEFDKFLEERAKAAEMAPSLPTPPSGNPGAPQGTPSRKKPDRPEDTLFAM, encoded by the exons ATGGAGTTTCTTTTGGGAAATCCTTATAGTACCCCAGTAGGACATTGCATCG AGAGAGCCACTGATGGGTCTTTGCAAAGTGAAGACTGGACCCTCAACATGGAAATATGTGACATCATCAATGAAACAGAGGATGG gccaAAAGACGCCATTAGAGCAGTGAAGAAGAGGTTGAATGGCAACAGGAACTACAGGGAAGTAATGTTGACTTTAACG GTCCTGGAGACATGTGTGAAGAACTGCGGTCATCGTTTTCATGCTTTAGTCACTAGCAGGGACTTTGTTGATGGTGTGCTTGTTAAAATCATCTCCCCCAAAAACAACCCGCCTACCATCGTTCAGGATAAAGTACTCGCCCTGATTCAG GCATGGGCTGATGCATTCAGGAGCAGTCCAGACCTTACTGGTGTGGTTCAAGTCTATGAGGAGCTAAAGAGGAAAGGCATCGAATTCCCTGTGTCAGACCTGGAGACCCTGTCGCCCATACATACGCCTCAGCGG GCTGCATCTGCTCCAGAGGGCGATTCCACCCTACATAAGTTCAGCACAGCTACTCAGCCCACACCACATGCTGCTCCACCACCATCCTATACCAGCCCTCAGGTCCCCAACATTCATGCTTCTGGATCCATCAATCCAACCCCTGAACAG ATTTGTCGGCTGCGCAGCGAGTTGGACATTGTTCGTGGAAACACTAAAGTGATGTCAGAAATGTTGACTGAAATGGTCCCAGGACAAGAGGACACTTCAGACTATGAATTACTACAG GAGCTGAACAGGACTTGTAGAGCCATGCAGCAGAGAATAGTGGAGCTCATCTCCTGTGTGTCCAACGAGGCTGTgactgaggagctgctgcacGTCAATGATGACCTTAACAACATTTTTCTACGCTACGAAAG GTACGAGAGGTTTAGGTCTGGGAGGTCTTCAGCTCAAAGTGTCAACAATGGG CTGAAACAG GTGCTAAGTGAGGCTACAGAGGACAACCTCATAGACCTCGGCCCAGGCTCCCCAGCAGTGGTTAGCAACATGCCGAATGCAGCTCCAACCAGTCTGCCTGCCACCATCACAGCCCCTGCGGGAAGGCCCTCCTCCCCAGCCACCTTGGCCTCTCGTCTGGCTGGTCTTG ACATGGGTGCGGACAGCGTGAGCAGTACCCTGAGCTCTCTGTCCAGCTGTAAGCCTCCACCTGCCCAGGACGACTTTGACGTGTTTGCTCAGACCAGAACTGGCACCATGTCAGAACCACGCAAGAC taCTACAGCAGAAAACGCCACTTCCAGCCTTCCTCCCACTCTGGATGTGCTACACCCAACTGCAGGAGCG GGTGTCAGCGGCCAGTCCTCTGTCATGGATGACATAGAGGAGTGGCTGTGTACTGATGTG aaggGAGATGAAGGCGAGGAGGGCGTGACAAGTGAAG AGTTTGACAAGTTCCTCGAAGAGCGAGCCAAAGCTGCAGAGATGGCACCCAGCTTACCGACGCCACCCAGTGGCAACCCAGGTGCACCGCAGGGAACCCCCAGCCGCAAGAAGCCAGACAGACCGGAAGACACTTTGTTCGCCATGTAA
- the tom1l2 gene encoding TOM1-like protein 2 isoform X2: protein MEFLLGNPYSTPVGHCIERATDGSLQSEDWTLNMEICDIINETEDGPKDAIRAVKKRLNGNRNYREVMLTLTVLETCVKNCGHRFHALVTSRDFVDGVLVKIISPKNNPPTIVQDKVLALIQAWADAFRSSPDLTGVVQVYEELKRKGIEFPVSDLETLSPIHTPQRAASAPEGDSTLHKFSTATQPTPHAAPPPSYTSPQVPNIHASGSINPTPEQICRLRSELDIVRGNTKVMSEMLTEMVPGQEDTSDYELLQELNRTCRAMQQRIVELISCVSNEAVTEELLHVNDDLNNIFLRYERYERFRSGRSSAQSVNNGVLSEATEDNLIDLGPGSPAVVSNMPNAAPTSLPATITAPAGRPSSPATLASRLAGLDMGADSVSSTLSSLSSCKPPPAQDDFDVFAQTRTGTMSEPRKTTTAENATSSLPPTLDVLHPTAGAGVSGQSSVMDDIEEWLCTDVKGDEGEEGVTSEEFDKFLEERAKAAEMAPSLPTPPSGNPGAPQGTPSRKKPDRPEDTLFAM, encoded by the exons ATGGAGTTTCTTTTGGGAAATCCTTATAGTACCCCAGTAGGACATTGCATCG AGAGAGCCACTGATGGGTCTTTGCAAAGTGAAGACTGGACCCTCAACATGGAAATATGTGACATCATCAATGAAACAGAGGATGG gccaAAAGACGCCATTAGAGCAGTGAAGAAGAGGTTGAATGGCAACAGGAACTACAGGGAAGTAATGTTGACTTTAACG GTCCTGGAGACATGTGTGAAGAACTGCGGTCATCGTTTTCATGCTTTAGTCACTAGCAGGGACTTTGTTGATGGTGTGCTTGTTAAAATCATCTCCCCCAAAAACAACCCGCCTACCATCGTTCAGGATAAAGTACTCGCCCTGATTCAG GCATGGGCTGATGCATTCAGGAGCAGTCCAGACCTTACTGGTGTGGTTCAAGTCTATGAGGAGCTAAAGAGGAAAGGCATCGAATTCCCTGTGTCAGACCTGGAGACCCTGTCGCCCATACATACGCCTCAGCGG GCTGCATCTGCTCCAGAGGGCGATTCCACCCTACATAAGTTCAGCACAGCTACTCAGCCCACACCACATGCTGCTCCACCACCATCCTATACCAGCCCTCAGGTCCCCAACATTCATGCTTCTGGATCCATCAATCCAACCCCTGAACAG ATTTGTCGGCTGCGCAGCGAGTTGGACATTGTTCGTGGAAACACTAAAGTGATGTCAGAAATGTTGACTGAAATGGTCCCAGGACAAGAGGACACTTCAGACTATGAATTACTACAG GAGCTGAACAGGACTTGTAGAGCCATGCAGCAGAGAATAGTGGAGCTCATCTCCTGTGTGTCCAACGAGGCTGTgactgaggagctgctgcacGTCAATGATGACCTTAACAACATTTTTCTACGCTACGAAAG GTACGAGAGGTTTAGGTCTGGGAGGTCTTCAGCTCAAAGTGTCAACAATGGG GTGCTAAGTGAGGCTACAGAGGACAACCTCATAGACCTCGGCCCAGGCTCCCCAGCAGTGGTTAGCAACATGCCGAATGCAGCTCCAACCAGTCTGCCTGCCACCATCACAGCCCCTGCGGGAAGGCCCTCCTCCCCAGCCACCTTGGCCTCTCGTCTGGCTGGTCTTG ACATGGGTGCGGACAGCGTGAGCAGTACCCTGAGCTCTCTGTCCAGCTGTAAGCCTCCACCTGCCCAGGACGACTTTGACGTGTTTGCTCAGACCAGAACTGGCACCATGTCAGAACCACGCAAGAC taCTACAGCAGAAAACGCCACTTCCAGCCTTCCTCCCACTCTGGATGTGCTACACCCAACTGCAGGAGCG GGTGTCAGCGGCCAGTCCTCTGTCATGGATGACATAGAGGAGTGGCTGTGTACTGATGTG aaggGAGATGAAGGCGAGGAGGGCGTGACAAGTGAAG AGTTTGACAAGTTCCTCGAAGAGCGAGCCAAAGCTGCAGAGATGGCACCCAGCTTACCGACGCCACCCAGTGGCAACCCAGGTGCACCGCAGGGAACCCCCAGCCGCAAGAAGCCAGACAGACCGGAAGACACTTTGTTCGCCATGTAA